A single region of the Amphiura filiformis chromosome 7, Afil_fr2py, whole genome shotgun sequence genome encodes:
- the LOC140156805 gene encoding scavenger receptor cysteine-rich domain superfamily protein-like: MGLSMYISIVVLCTLGWTAVSEANQANAIRLVGGRHIAEGRVEVFHDNEWGTVCDDSWTIEDAMVVCRQLGFRSEGAKVYGNAWFGEGIGDIFLDDVFCIGNERTLGECPHSGWGNHNCDHFEDAGVSCEEDIRLFGGHYSNEGRVEMFHNGGWTPLCDASWGDKEAVVVCRQLGFPIDGAEAQRGAGFGIDRETSLRNDVSCKGTESTLQQCAHTEWVEHNCNQSQMAGVICANIRLVGGRHLAEGRVEVFHGNEWGTVCGDSWTKPDAMVVCRQLGFRTEGAKAYGDAWFGDGNGAILLDEVRCIGYERTLGECPHSGWRNHDCYHSEDAGVSCEQDIRLFGGHYSNEGRVEMFHNGEWTPLCDTSWGDEEAVVVCRQLGFPIDGAKAARGAGIDRATCLRNDVTCTGIESALQQCAHAEWVEHNCNQSQMAGVICANAIRLVGGRHIAEGRVEVFYDNEWGTVCDDSWTIEDAMVVCRQLGFRSEGAKAYRDAWFGDGIGDIFLDDVLCIGNERTLGECPHSGWGNHDCHHYEDAGVSCEEDIRLFGGHYSNEGRVEMFHNGGWTPLCDASWGDKEAVVVCRQLGFPIDGAEAQRGTGFGIDRETSLRNDVSCKGTESTLQQCAHTEWVEHNCNQSQMAGVICANIRLVGGRHLAEGRVEVFHGNEWGTVCGDSWTKPDAMVVCRQLGFRTEGAKAYGDAWFGDGNGAILLDEVRCIGYERTLGECPHSGWRNHDCYHSEDAGVSCEQDIRLFGGHSSNEGRVEMFHNGGWTPLCDASWGDKEAVVVCRQLGFPIDGAKAERGAGFEIDRETSLRNDVSCKGTESALQQCAHAEWEEHNCNQSQMAGVICGK; this comes from the exons ATGGGTTTATCTATGTACATCTCAATAGTTGTATTGTGTACCTTAGGATGGACTGCTGTAAGTGAGGCAAATCAAG CAAACGCCATTCGTTTGGTTGGAGGCAGGCATATAGCAGAAGGCCGGGTGGAAGTGTTCCATGACAACGAATGGGGTACAGTATGTGATGATTCATGGACGATTGAAGACGCTATGGTAGTATGCCGTCAACTTGGATTCCGTAGTGAAGGGGCCAAAGTTTATGGAAATGCTTGGTTTGGAGAAGGTATTGGAGATATTTTTCTTGACGATGTTTTCTGTATTGGCAATGAGCGTACCTTAGGTGAATGCCCGCATAGTGGATGGGGAAATCATAACTGCGATCATTTTGAAGATGCTGGAGTTTCGTGTG AAGAAGATATTCGCCTCTTCGGGGGCCATTATTCTAACGAAGGTCGTGTCGAAATGTTTCACAATGGCGGATGGACCCCACTTTGTGATGCCTCGTGGGGTGATAAAGAAGCTGTGGTAGTATGTCGGCAACTTGGATTCCCCATTGATGGCGCCGAAGCTCAGAGAGGGGCAGGGTTTGGAATAGACCGAGAAACTAGTTTACGTAATGATGTTTCGTGCAAAGGCACTGAAAGCACGTTACAGCAATGTGCTCATACAGAATGGGTGGAACACAACTGCAATCAAAGTCAAATGGCTGGAGTCATCTGTG CAAACATACGTTTGGTTGGAGGCAGACATTTAGCAGAAGGCCGTGTGGAGGTGTTCCATGGTAACGAATGGGGTACAGTATGTGGTGACTCATGGACGAAACCAGACGCTATGGTAGTATGCCGTCAACTTGGATTCCGTACTGAAGGAGCCAAAGCTTATGGCGATGCTTGGTTTGGGGACGGTAATGGAGCTATTTTACTTGACGAAGTTAGATGCATTGGCTATGAGCGTACCTTAGGTGAATGCCCGCATAGTGGATGGAGAAATCATGACTGCTATCATTCTGAAGATGCTGGAGTTTCCTGTG AACAAGATATTCGCCTCTTCGGGGGCCATTATTCTAACGAAGGTCGTGTCGAAATGTTTCATAATGGTGAATGGACCCCACTTTGTGATACCTCGTGGGGTGATGAAGAAGCTGTGGTAGTTTGTCGGCAACTTGGATTCCCCATTGATGGCGCAAAAGCTGCGAGAGGGGCAGGAATAGACCGAGCAACTTGTTTACGCAATGATGTTACGTGCACTGGCATTGAAAGCGCGTTACAACAGTGTGCTCATGCAGAATGGGTGGAACACAACTGCAATCAAAGTCAAATGGCTGGAGTCATCTGTG CAAACGCCATTCGTTTGGTTGGAGGCAGGCATATAGCAGAAGGCCGGGTGGAGGTGTTCTATGACAACGAATGGGGTACAGTATGTGATGATTCATGGACGATTGAAGACGCTATGGTAGTATGCCGTCAACTTGGATTCCGTAGTGAAGGAGCAAAAGCTTATAGAGATGCTTGGTTTGGGGACGGTATTGGAGATATCTTCCTTGATGATGTTTTATGTATTGGCAATGAGCGTACCTTAGGTGAATGCCCGCATAGTGGATGGGGAAATCATGACTGTCATCATTATGAAGATGCGGGAGTTTCGTGTG AAGAAGATATTCGCCTCTTCGGGGGCCATTATTCTAACGAAGGTCGTGTCGAAATGTTTCACAATGGCGGATGGACCCCACTTTGTGATGCCTCGTGGGGTGATAAAGAAGCTGTGGTAGTATGTCGGCAACTTGGATTCCCCATTGATGGCGCCGAAGCTCAGAGAGGGACAGGGTTTGGAATAGACCGAGAAACTAGTTTACGTAATGATGTTTCGTGCAAAGGCACTGAAAGCACGTTACAGCAATGTGCTCATACAGAATGGGTGGAACACAACTGCAATCAAAGTCAAATGGCTGGAGTCATCTGTG CAAACATACGTTTGGTTGGAGGCAGACATTTAGCAGAAGGCCGTGTGGAGGTGTTCCATGGTAACGAATGGGGTACAGTATGTGGTGACTCATGGACAAAACCAGACGCTATGGTAGTATGCCGTCAACTTGGATTCCGTACTGAAGGAGCCAAAGCTTATGGCGATGCTTGGTTTGGGGACGGTAATGGAGCTATTTTACTTGACGAAGTTAGATGCATTGGCTATGAGCGTACCTTAGGTGAATGCCCGCATAGTGGATGGAGAAATCATGACTGCTATCATTCTGAAGATGCTGGAGTTTCCTGTG AACAAGATATTCGCCTCTTCGGTGGCCATTCTTCTAACGAAGGTCGTGTCGAAATGTTTCACAATGGTGGATGGACCCCACTTTGTGATGCCTCGTGGGGTGATAAAGAGGCTGTGGTAGTATGTCGGCAACTTGGATTCCCCATTGATGGCGCCAAAGCTGAGAGAGGGGCAGGGTTTGAAATAGACCGAGAAACTAGTTTACGTAATGATGTTTCGTGCAAAGGCACTGAAAGCGCGTTACAGCAATGTGCTCATGCAGAATGGGAAGAACATAACTGCAATCAAAGTCAAATGGCTGGAGTCATTTGTGGCAAGTAG